The following coding sequences lie in one Listeria ivanovii subsp. londoniensis genomic window:
- a CDS encoding alpha/beta fold hydrolase gives MLKRVFFSIILPLGCLIGAISILLTINTSYPKAANDSIPTIFIHGYRGTDRSLHGMIRRLDQKYDWGTETLTVNVSPDGNISTTGTYVKSAKNPLINIVFEDNRATLPQQSMWTKKVMSYLQQNYGIKKFNAVGHSMGGGAWVAYLASYEKNKSYPQVNKIIFLAVPFYPEEYVNGDQQVDIKNANNVHAKFAEKMAKVLPTNTEIMIIGGNLEDGSNSDGEVKLDSVLYGQKLFAHQKVITHVIKGPQATHSSMHESTVVDKYVDDFLWGQK, from the coding sequence ATGCTAAAGCGTGTGTTCTTCTCCATTATCTTACCATTAGGCTGTTTAATTGGAGCTATATCTATTCTACTCACTATCAATACTTCTTATCCAAAAGCAGCAAATGATTCTATTCCAACCATTTTTATTCATGGATACCGAGGAACCGACCGCTCACTTCACGGAATGATACGTCGCTTAGACCAAAAATATGACTGGGGCACTGAGACATTAACGGTAAACGTGAGTCCAGATGGCAATATTTCTACTACAGGAACTTATGTTAAATCAGCTAAAAATCCGCTTATAAATATTGTCTTTGAGGATAATCGTGCCACTTTGCCTCAACAATCGATGTGGACCAAAAAAGTCATGTCCTATTTACAACAAAATTACGGAATCAAAAAATTTAATGCAGTCGGACACTCGATGGGCGGTGGTGCTTGGGTTGCCTACTTAGCAAGTTATGAGAAAAATAAATCCTATCCGCAAGTAAATAAAATTATTTTTCTAGCTGTGCCATTTTATCCAGAAGAATATGTTAATGGCGACCAACAGGTAGATATCAAAAACGCCAATAATGTTCATGCAAAATTCGCCGAAAAAATGGCCAAGGTCTTGCCAACAAATACGGAAATTATGATTATTGGCGGTAACTTGGAAGATGGTTCGAATAGTGACGGCGAAGTAAAATTAGACAGTGTATTATATGGGCAAAAATTATTTGCCCACCAAAAAGTGATTACACATGTAATTAAAGGTCCTCAAGCAACCCACAGTAGCATGCATGAATCCACGGTTGTAGATAAATATGTAGACGATTTTTTATGGGGTCAGAAATAA
- a CDS encoding DUF4064 domain-containing protein yields MIKRTGEIVLAIIGLVFSVLMQAAIATIGFLMVNASNAKDGLTTYYNNYYQTMTEWEIPKNDIPDADRVLDFVHTLSWVALSGVIITLALGIAGIFYIINNKKPVFSGFAFLAAGIVTLASTILIGFFPALLLVIAAMLCFIRKPKNNFSGF; encoded by the coding sequence ATGATTAAACGAACAGGTGAGATTGTACTCGCTATTATCGGCCTTGTTTTTAGTGTATTAATGCAAGCTGCTATTGCTACTATAGGATTTTTAATGGTAAATGCTTCTAACGCCAAGGATGGATTAACTACGTATTATAATAATTATTATCAAACTATGACAGAATGGGAAATTCCCAAAAATGATATTCCCGATGCTGACCGAGTTTTGGATTTTGTACATACATTGTCATGGGTAGCTTTATCAGGCGTGATAATTACTTTAGCGCTTGGTATTGCTGGCATTTTCTACATAATTAATAATAAAAAACCAGTATTTTCCGGATTTGCATTTTTAGCAGCGGGAATAGTAACACTGGCTTCAACCATATTGATTGGTTTTTTCCCAGCACTACTGTTGGTGATTGCAGCAATGCTTTGTTTTATCCGTAAACCAAAGAATAACTTTTCAGGATTTTAA
- a CDS encoding PspA/IM30 family protein has translation MANLFEKMKQWNKEISGKIEKREEKRRNSVSYYMDKTKQEMKDAERMVEKQRELKSLFYKEYKEMEVYVEKRRHQATIAKEAGETKLADFALEEVAQYEEQLQATKAHYEQASEQLEKLELRMHEMRLKWKNLKTQHLAEMAEKNATETSEKMDKVIHDMSWGSVSDYHEAQKQRDLAEEAEKKADMSKELSQSFDDLMDELEKKTKKSKEVIKDKAQNFTTMVDEIIEREKQNFKKTERASMEDQLNELEKEAAKEEPKKEEKEVLIPELEKKDETKEDDK, from the coding sequence ATGGCAAACCTTTTTGAAAAAATGAAACAATGGAATAAAGAAATCAGTGGAAAAATCGAGAAACGTGAAGAAAAACGTCGTAATTCAGTAAGTTACTATATGGATAAAACTAAACAAGAAATGAAAGATGCAGAACGTATGGTGGAAAAACAACGTGAATTAAAATCTCTTTTCTATAAAGAATATAAAGAAATGGAAGTTTATGTTGAAAAACGCCGTCACCAAGCTACCATTGCGAAAGAAGCTGGTGAAACAAAACTTGCTGATTTTGCTTTAGAAGAAGTGGCGCAATATGAAGAACAACTACAAGCAACCAAAGCTCACTACGAACAAGCATCTGAACAACTTGAAAAGCTAGAACTTCGTATGCACGAAATGAGATTAAAATGGAAAAATCTAAAAACACAACATTTGGCTGAAATGGCTGAAAAGAATGCCACTGAAACTTCCGAAAAAATGGATAAGGTTATCCATGATATGAGCTGGGGGAGTGTGAGCGATTACCATGAAGCACAAAAACAACGTGACTTAGCAGAAGAGGCCGAGAAAAAAGCAGACATGAGTAAAGAGCTTTCCCAATCATTTGACGATTTAATGGATGAATTAGAAAAGAAAACGAAGAAAAGTAAAGAAGTTATCAAAGATAAAGCGCAAAACTTTACTACAATGGTAGATGAAATTATTGAACGCGAAAAACAAAATTTCAAAAAAACAGAAAGAGCTTCTATGGAAGATCAATTGAATGAACTTGAAAAAGAAGCAGCAAAAGAAGAACCTAAAAAAGAAGAAAAAGAAGTGCTTATCCCAGAATTAGAAAAGAAAGACGAAACGAAAGAAGACGATAAGTAA
- a CDS encoding winged helix-turn-helix transcriptional regulator: MELKPELCRVDDALGIIVGKWKPIILLILLQEGTKRFSELKRRVPGITQKMLTNQLRELEKEDIIIRKVYPEVPPKVEYSISEYGKSLEPILTAMHDWGTNHTMRKNKATAE, encoded by the coding sequence TTGGAATTAAAACCAGAACTATGCCGTGTGGATGATGCACTTGGAATCATTGTGGGTAAATGGAAACCGATTATTTTACTCATTTTACTACAAGAAGGAACGAAGCGATTTAGTGAATTAAAACGTCGTGTTCCTGGTATTACGCAAAAAATGTTAACCAATCAATTACGCGAACTGGAAAAAGAGGATATAATCATTCGCAAAGTCTATCCAGAAGTTCCACCAAAAGTGGAATATTCTATTTCAGAATACGGTAAAAGCTTGGAACCAATTCTAACAGCAATGCATGATTGGGGAACAAATCATACCATGCGCAAAAATAAAGCTACAGCAGAATAA
- a CDS encoding LLM class flavin-dependent oxidoreductase — MNNYRINDKNGMEFGLYTLGDHMPNPQTGERISAQQRLKEIIETATLAEQAGIDFYSVGESHQEYFVTQAHAVVLAAIAQATEKIKVASSATILSTSDPVRVFENFATLDLISNGRAELIAGRASRIGLFDLLGYDLQDYEALFEEKFDLLLQISRQERVNWHGKFRAPLNDAQILPRPLNNSMPIWRAVGGPPASAIKAGIAGVPMSIATLGGPASIFKRSIDAYREAANRIGYDASELPVAVTGLFYVAETTQLAQREVYPHINEGMKLSNGSGFPKQTFAQGASVKDVLNVGSPQQIIEKILYQYELFGHQRYMAQLDFGGVPFHKVMENIELIGNEILPAVKKYTAK, encoded by the coding sequence ATGAATAATTATCGTATAAATGATAAAAATGGCATGGAATTTGGTTTGTATACTCTTGGCGATCATATGCCAAACCCGCAGACAGGAGAAAGAATTTCGGCACAGCAACGTTTAAAAGAAATTATTGAAACCGCAACTTTGGCAGAACAAGCAGGAATTGATTTTTATAGCGTTGGGGAAAGCCATCAAGAATATTTCGTAACGCAAGCTCATGCAGTTGTTCTGGCAGCAATCGCACAAGCAACAGAAAAAATAAAAGTGGCTAGTTCCGCCACTATCCTTAGCACATCAGATCCAGTACGTGTTTTTGAAAACTTCGCCACACTAGATTTAATTTCCAATGGACGGGCGGAATTGATTGCAGGGCGTGCATCTCGAATTGGTTTGTTTGATTTACTGGGTTATGACTTGCAAGATTATGAAGCACTTTTTGAAGAAAAATTTGATTTATTACTACAAATCAGTAGACAAGAACGAGTTAATTGGCATGGGAAGTTTCGTGCGCCGCTTAATGATGCGCAAATTTTACCTCGTCCATTAAATAATTCTATGCCAATTTGGCGGGCTGTTGGTGGACCGCCAGCGAGTGCTATTAAGGCTGGTATTGCAGGTGTTCCAATGTCAATCGCTACTCTTGGTGGCCCAGCAAGTATTTTTAAACGCTCAATTGATGCTTACCGAGAGGCAGCAAATCGAATTGGTTATGATGCAAGTGAGCTTCCAGTTGCAGTTACAGGTTTATTCTATGTGGCTGAAACAACTCAGCTTGCACAACGAGAAGTATACCCTCATATTAATGAAGGCATGAAACTAAGCAATGGTTCTGGGTTTCCAAAGCAAACCTTCGCACAAGGGGCTAGTGTGAAAGATGTCTTAAACGTTGGGAGTCCGCAACAAATCATTGAAAAAATTCTTTATCAATATGAACTTTTCGGACATCAACGTTATATGGCTCAACTTGATTTTGGAGGCGTTCCTTTTCATAAAGTAATGGAAAATATCGAACTGATAGGAAATGAAATTCTTCCTGCAGTAAAAAAATATACAGCTAAATAA
- a CDS encoding NADPH-dependent FMN reductase has protein sequence MKLVALSGSNVGSKTRTAMNYTVAELKTKYPDVEVTLIDLADYKIDFSDGRNYLEYQGDTGFVTKKLMEADAIIIGTPIFQASIPGSLKNIFDLLPVNAFRNKVVSMLVTAGSAKHYLIAEYGLKPILAYMKAQIVPTYVFIEEKDFVRKEIVEDDVLFRIERLVEDTVLLTSTYTQLRLEQEAKYDF, from the coding sequence ATGAAATTAGTAGCATTATCAGGATCTAACGTAGGTTCTAAAACAAGAACAGCGATGAATTATACCGTTGCAGAACTCAAAACAAAATACCCAGATGTGGAAGTCACATTAATTGATCTTGCTGATTATAAAATAGATTTTAGTGATGGAAGAAATTATTTAGAATATCAAGGTGACACTGGTTTTGTAACCAAAAAGCTGATGGAGGCAGATGCGATTATCATTGGAACCCCAATTTTTCAAGCGTCCATTCCAGGTTCACTCAAAAATATATTTGACCTGCTTCCAGTAAATGCATTTCGGAATAAAGTGGTGAGTATGCTTGTGACAGCAGGATCCGCAAAACATTACCTTATTGCTGAATATGGATTAAAGCCCATTTTAGCATATATGAAGGCTCAAATTGTTCCGACGTATGTCTTCATTGAGGAAAAAGACTTTGTGAGAAAAGAAATTGTAGAAGATGACGTGTTATTTCGAATCGAGCGCTTAGTAGAAGATACCGTTCTTTTGACAAGTACTTATACGCAATTAAGATTAGAACAAGAAGCTAAATATGATTTTTAG
- a CDS encoding MucBP domain-containing protein, with translation MKKRIFRYVFVSMLLYTGLLVGGSSVHAAEMDSSTIVYDYVDVNTLTKEQKDSIIKGTPNEIHKNDYETYQFVYQKNSSQRATNSVDNPSGNNQLLKTGDSGINIFLIILGLLLVGGGISLFARKRGHGKKILLFLVVFGGSSILAGSLVQATESSSLKPEEKVVSSKGVKETKEPESIPGYTYVGYLHTVKNDNPPAPIQKGKVIVNYQDEKGTSIAPSETLEGDIGQPYQISAKEITGYEEKEVEGNTTGTYMEETQTVVYIYEKLPIAAANVMVNYLDEDGKQIHDSQTISGNIGDSYDASTPSYQLEIAGYTLDNDRLPNNEKGTLSEQTQEVNYIYRKELQEVTITIRFVDRDDNPFVLDDLTTYKDGSLVPLYPNLDQYHMLLDYNQQVYNQGEQVPDIVLDSKEGETYSLPEKMTFSILDNQGNPVDYVASPNANNSVSGIRYWQNYRSTPANREGTLTSEDIVVTYQILRYGILIPAP, from the coding sequence ATGAAAAAAAGAATTTTTCGTTACGTGTTTGTAAGTATGTTACTATATACGGGTTTATTAGTGGGAGGTTCATCTGTTCATGCTGCTGAAATGGACTCGAGCACCATTGTGTATGATTATGTTGATGTGAATACATTAACCAAAGAACAAAAGGATAGTATTATAAAAGGGACTCCGAACGAGATACATAAAAATGATTACGAAACCTATCAATTTGTTTATCAAAAAAATTCTTCACAAAGAGCTACTAATTCAGTGGATAATCCGTCTGGGAATAATCAATTATTGAAAACAGGTGATTCAGGAATCAATATTTTTTTAATCATTCTTGGACTTCTGCTCGTTGGAGGTGGCATTAGTCTGTTTGCTCGGAAAAGGGGGCATGGCAAAAAAATTTTATTATTCTTGGTGGTGTTTGGAGGGAGTAGCATACTTGCTGGCTCACTTGTTCAAGCCACAGAATCTAGTAGCTTAAAACCAGAAGAAAAAGTAGTTTCATCAAAAGGAGTCAAAGAAACAAAAGAACCAGAAAGTATCCCTGGCTACACTTATGTTGGATATCTTCATACAGTGAAAAATGATAATCCACCTGCACCTATTCAAAAAGGAAAAGTTATCGTGAATTATCAGGATGAAAAAGGGACTTCTATAGCACCAAGTGAAACACTAGAAGGCGATATCGGTCAACCCTATCAAATTTCAGCAAAAGAAATTACTGGTTATGAAGAAAAAGAAGTGGAAGGAAATACTACTGGGACGTATATGGAAGAGACACAAACAGTAGTTTACATTTATGAAAAATTGCCAATTGCAGCTGCTAATGTAATGGTCAATTATTTGGATGAAGACGGAAAGCAAATACATGATTCCCAAACAATTAGCGGTAATATAGGGGATAGTTATGATGCCTCCACACCTAGTTATCAATTAGAAATTGCTGGCTATACATTAGATAATGATAGGCTACCTAACAATGAAAAAGGCACGCTATCTGAGCAAACGCAAGAAGTGAATTATATATACAGGAAAGAGTTGCAAGAGGTTACAATTACGATTAGGTTTGTTGATCGCGATGATAATCCGTTTGTACTAGATGATTTAACTACCTATAAAGATGGTTCGCTAGTTCCGCTTTATCCAAACTTAGATCAGTACCACATGTTGTTAGATTATAATCAGCAAGTATACAATCAAGGCGAGCAAGTACCTGATATTGTATTGGATAGCAAAGAAGGAGAAACGTATTCCTTACCAGAAAAAATGACATTTAGTATTTTAGATAATCAAGGAAATCCAGTGGATTATGTGGCTTCACCAAATGCAAATAATAGTGTCAGTGGAATTAGGTATTGGCAAAACTATCGCAGTACTCCAGCTAATCGTGAAGGAACTCTAACTTCTGAGGATATAGTGGTTACTTATCAAATTCTTAGATATGGTATTCTTATTCCCGCACCATAA
- the nagA gene encoding N-acetylglucosamine-6-phosphate deacetylase, whose translation MANKVITNATIYTGKGVLENAFVRFDKQILEVGSMADFQVDKTEEIVDAKGQKLVPGFIDVHSHGGYSFDAMDADPEALRKQVNGMLNEGITTYFPTTMTQSHENIEKALKVINEVAQTEPVIGGIHLEGPFVSKVFKGAQPEEYIQAPDLELFKKWFAISGGLIKLVTYAPEHETSAAFENLCFELGVVPSIGHSNDVREHLKTSKATHATHLYNACHRMTHREPGVPGHVLLEQGINAELIVDGIHVHPDMVKLAYKMKGAEHLCIITDSMRAKGMPEGKSELGGQTVIVKDKQARLEDGTLAGSVLTYDDGFRNMIKFTGCTIEEAVLMSSGNQAREFNLTQKGAIQAGKDADFNILNEDLQITATYSFGKKHS comes from the coding sequence ATGGCTAATAAGGTAATTACAAACGCTACAATTTATACTGGTAAAGGGGTTCTCGAAAACGCTTTTGTAAGGTTTGACAAACAAATTCTAGAAGTTGGCTCTATGGCTGATTTTCAAGTAGATAAAACAGAAGAAATTGTGGATGCGAAAGGGCAAAAATTAGTTCCAGGATTTATTGATGTTCATTCTCATGGTGGCTATAGTTTTGACGCGATGGATGCAGATCCAGAAGCGCTTAGAAAACAAGTGAATGGCATGTTGAACGAAGGGATTACTACTTATTTCCCTACAACGATGACTCAATCGCATGAAAATATTGAAAAAGCCTTAAAAGTAATCAATGAAGTAGCTCAAACCGAGCCTGTCATTGGTGGGATTCATTTAGAAGGACCATTTGTTTCGAAAGTTTTCAAAGGGGCGCAACCAGAAGAATACATCCAAGCGCCGGATTTGGAACTTTTCAAAAAATGGTTTGCTATTTCTGGTGGCTTAATCAAATTAGTAACCTATGCGCCAGAGCATGAAACTTCTGCTGCCTTTGAAAATTTGTGTTTTGAGCTAGGGGTTGTTCCAAGTATTGGGCACTCTAATGATGTTCGTGAACACTTGAAAACTAGTAAAGCCACCCATGCCACTCATTTATATAATGCATGTCACCGAATGACACACCGCGAACCTGGTGTACCAGGGCACGTCTTACTAGAACAAGGTATTAACGCTGAACTAATTGTTGACGGAATCCACGTGCATCCTGATATGGTGAAACTAGCTTATAAAATGAAGGGCGCAGAGCATCTTTGCATCATTACTGATTCGATGCGTGCGAAAGGGATGCCAGAAGGAAAATCCGAACTTGGCGGTCAAACGGTAATTGTCAAAGATAAACAAGCTCGTTTAGAAGACGGCACACTCGCTGGAAGTGTACTAACTTATGACGATGGCTTCCGTAACATGATTAAATTTACCGGTTGTACGATAGAAGAAGCAGTTCTTATGTCTTCTGGAAATCAAGCACGTGAATTTAACTTAACACAAAAAGGTGCTATCCAAGCAGGGAAAGACGCCGATTTCAACATTTTAAACGAGGATCTACAAATAACAGCAACCTATTCATTTGGAAAAAAACATTCTTGA